The Syngnathus typhle isolate RoL2023-S1 ecotype Sweden linkage group LG3, RoL_Styp_1.0, whole genome shotgun sequence genome window below encodes:
- the fgg gene encoding fibrinogen gamma chain codes for MASSLVAHAGLMLLFSMASAQIRGDNIGVRNDNSMTCHPNDGFGKYCPTTCGVADYMQKYTSSAHDKLDALQNDLESITNLTQGAQQEVIYMKDSIQTVQKSINPDVYFQRSSNMLDDVVRFDRIIIEQEQQINELDDAVTANERRMADLKMLSTQLQKTCSEPCMDSVEIQPITGTDCQEIANKGATISGIYYVKPAQATQQFLVYCEIDSFGRGFTVIQRRRDGSVNFHKDWIQYKEGFGHLSPDDSTEFWLGNEKIHLLSVSSSIPMVLRIELVDWDGNKKHADYAMFRVGPEIDMYRLTYGYYFGGDAGDAFNGFDFGDDPSDMTYTSHNGMQFSTFDKDNDKYEGNCAQQDGSGWWMNRCHAAHLNGKYYQGGRYTEKDAGDYGYDNGIIWVTWHNRWYSLKETTMKIIPVTRIAAGGGQQAGVKQFGVV; via the exons ATGGCTTCATCACTGGTGGCCCACGCTGGGCTGATGCTGCTTTTCTCCATGGCGTCCGCC CAAATCCGAGGAGACAACATTGGCGTCAGAAACGACAACAGCATGACGTGCCACCCCAACGACGGCTTT GGCAAGTACTGTCCCACCACGTGCGGCGTGGCCGACTACATGCAAAAATACACGTCCAGTGCCCACGACAAGCTGGACGCTCTGCAAAATGATCTGGAGAGCATCACCAACCTGACGCAGGGAGCACAACAAGAGGTCATTTACATGAAAGACAGCATTCAAACGGTCCAGAAGAGCATCAACCCTG ACGTCTACTTCCAAAGGTCGTCCAATATGCTGGATGACGTAGTTCGCTTTGATAGGATCATCATTGAACAAGAGCAGCAAATAAA CGAACTGGATGATGCGGTCACCGCCAACGAGAGGCGAATGGCGGACTTGAAGATGCTCTCCACCCAGCTGCAGAAGACGTGCAGCGAGCCCTGCATGGACAGCGTTGAGATTCAGCCCATCACAGGAACAG ATTGCCAGGAGATCGCCAACAAAGGTGCCACCATCAGCGGTATTTACTACGTCAAGCCGGCCCAAGCCACCCAACAGTTCCTGGTCTACTGCGAGATTGACAGCTTTGGGCGCGGCTTCACCGTCATCCAGAGG AGGCGGGATGGTAGCGTGAACTTCCACAAGGACTGGATCCAGTACAAGGAGGGCTTCGGCCACCTCTCCCCCGACGACAGCACCGAGTTCTGGCTCGGCAACGAGAAGATCCACCTGCTGTCCGTCAGCAGCAGCATCCCAATGGTGCTCAGGATAGAGCTGGTCGATTGGGACGGCAACAAAAA GCACGCCGACTACGCCATGTTCCGGGTGGGGCCGGAGATCGACATGTACCGCCTGACCTACGGCTACTACTTTGGCGGCGACGCGGGTGACGCCTTCAACGGCTTTGACTTTGGCGACGATCCCAGTGACATGACCTACACGTCGCACAACGGCATGCAATTCAGCACCTTCGACAAGGACAACGACAAGTACGAAGGCAACTGCGCCCAGCAGGACGGCTCGGGTTGGTGGATGAACCGCTGCCACGCCGCCCATTTGAACGGAAAATACTACCAGG GTGGGCGCTACACCGAAAAGGACGCCGGCGACTACGGCTATGACAACGGCATCATCTGGGTGACGTGGCACAACCGCTGGTACTCGTTGAAGGAGACCACCATGAAGATCATCCCCGTAACACGCATCGCGGCAGGTGGCGGACAGCAGGCGGGTGTGAAGCAGTTTGGAGTGGTTTAA